Sequence from the Besnoitia besnoiti strain Bb-Ger1 chromosome Unknown contig00014, whole genome shotgun sequence genome:
GCACACATTTATACCGTGCCCTCCACGTGGGTTCGTGACGCGAAGCGCAACTTTCGAAGAGCCGCGGCAAGGCGGCACATGAAAATGCACCAGCTTTTCAACAAGCTCCTGGTGAACCTTCACCAGCTGAATCCCGTGCCGGGAGAAAGCAACAACGCTAGGCATGCTGCAGGTAGTACTGTGACTGCTCACCCTGAAGGCTGCCAACTGGATGCCGCAGACAGCCCTGAAAAAGGTTCAAGTGGTAAGCACCAGCATCCATCCTGTCTCACGCACTGCTGACACTCAAAGCTgtaggccgccgcagccctggTTTTACGTATAGATGTCTTGATGGCGGATACCCTATGAACGTGTCATTCCTCTGTTGAGCCGCCGGAGCAGGACTCACATGTGCGGATAATTCGATACCTGACTGTGTCAGCGAACCGCTCAAGGAGTGATCCGCGTTACTCACTGCATGGCGGGGTTGAATTTCATGCCGACTGACGCTAGAGCGTCGACATGTCTGCCCGACAATATGAACCGAGACCCTAGACTCAAAAGGGTCGGGCAACGGGATGACGCCCGCCTAAACGCTGTCTTGACGTACACCTTGTCGCCGTCCGTACGTGCGAGAAGCCTGTTGGCGGTGTTGCCTGACTTTCAGGAGGCCTATCGTCTGCTGCACGCAACGAGTGCGTCTCTCCGACGAGCACTTCTTCCATTCTGGGCTGTGAGTCCGCCTTACATGCTGGAGCAGCCGCTTGTACGTCTTCGGCGAGTACCGGAACTATGCTGGAACGTGCTTGGAGTAGTGATAGAGCACCGAAGTCGTTGGCGAGCTCAACCAACAGTGGCTCTTCGAAGGTGGTAACCTGCAGTAATGCTGCACCAGCGGATGGTCTAAGCGGGAGCCAGGCACAGGAGAGTGGAGTAACACAATCCGGCGTACGTTCGGTGACCGGGTGTACAAGTGTGGTAGGGTGCGCTTCAGCTTCACGTGAAGGATTCCTGTGCTCGCAGTTGAGACTGCAACTGTTGGAGCACGATCTTCGAGAACTGGAAAGGGAAGAGCAGAGGAGACGTGAAAGCTACGTCCGGCAGAAATTTGCAATAGCAGAGCGTCGAGGGCTAGGTTTTCTTTTAAGTGACGAGCCCGAGAGAAGGGAATTTCTATCCGCTGCGGAAGCGGAATACGAGGCATCATCCCCCAAGCGGGTTGAGCTGGCCTATTTCCGCCAGGCTGTGGCGAaggagcgccagcggctAGCCTCTATTGCCCCGGCTGCGATTTTGTCGCCGCAACAGAAGAGCCAGCCAAGCCTGCAGCAATTGCTTACGCGTGAGTGCGTCGTGGGCGCGGGTAAAACGTCCATTGTGAGAGTGAGGTCGCGGAGGGTCGTGAAGAGTTTCGTTCGTTAGTTCGTCTTGTGCATGTTCTGCGTTCTATTTCACTACGCGAAGATCTTCAGTCTGTTGCTCGCGCCTATTCACAGGTGTGTTGCGCACGGACAGGGGAGCTGGCCACGCCTTGTGATCTGTCCGCGCTTTCTCTGGACAGTCAAATTGGTCTGCGTGTGTGAATGGAACTCCAGAGAATGACACGAGACAACACGCGAGCACCCTTGCGGTATATTGTTTGCCGGACACTTTACTGGTTTTATTCTTTGCGATGTCAGACGGCCAGTCACGTGATGAGGCAACTGTAGCCACGGAGGAATGCAAGTCCCGTGCCTTCGGGCCCTCGTTTTTCGTCGACTTGCCCCCGGGCGACCGGCTAAATCTAGGAGGGTCACCTGCTGGAGAATCCGCGGCTGTCTGTCCGGACGTAGCGGCGTCATCGGTAAAGCGCCCGGTCTATGAAGCGCCGACTGGATCTGTCCGACCGGTGGTGGGCAGgtcagcagcggctgcccgAGGCGACGAGTCGCCTGGGGCAGGAAGCGCTGCGGTGGGTGACACACCCGGGCCCTCGCATTTCGCGGTATTCAGTAGCGACTTGCGCGAGCATCTTCTTACAGGCTATCGAACTGGACCTGCACTAAGTTTTTTCTTGAAGATGGAAATTGCTGCCCTCCGAGCACAGATTCAGCAGGTCGAAGAGGACGACAAAGAAGACCTCGACTCTTATGTGGCAAGACACATCCGGGAGCGTATGGGGGACGTTGGTGCCACAACTCCGGCGGCCAGATGGGCACGCGATGCCCGACACAACTACCGGAGGGCTGCTATACGGAGGAATTTGAGACTTTGTAAGCTGAGGGCGAGGCTTGAAGAGAAAGAACGAAGCCTTGCGGATATATCGAACCCAGCGCCCAGCGCTGGGGAGACCTCAAGGAGCGTGTTGGCTCCTCAATCACGAGGTGGTGAGACGCAGCCCCAGCCTAGACCTACCGAGGAGTCCGCTGGTAAGACCTAGGCTGCAACTGAacgcaggcagcgagcgTCTCCCGCGGTACCTGCAGTTCATAAGGAGTCGTTGTGGTTTGTTTCACCCGACAGGTTACTCG
This genomic interval carries:
- a CDS encoding uncharacterized protein (encoded by transcript BESB_025610) is translated as MDVHAEKSAVAVLSQTAPTHGVNRPAGTLSDPDPPDLQAGADHVSSAWSQGGEQTPFRDAEFLPHSPKAARMTRELASTQMKLVKLLEEGREGAGNYVRRRIQARMEKAHIYTVPSTWVRDAKRNFRRAAARRHMKMHQLFNKLLVNLHQLNPVPGESNNARHAAGSTVTAHPEGCQLDAADSPEKGSSGGLSSAARNECVSPTSTSSILGCESALHAGAAACTSSASTGTMLERAWSSDRAPKSLASSTNSGSSKVVTCSNAAPADGLSGSQAQESGVTQSGVRSVTGCTSVVGCASASREGFLCSQLRLQLLEHDLRELEREEQRRRESYVRQKFAIAERRGLGFLLSDEPERREFLSAAEAEYEASSPKRVELAYFRQAVAKERQRLASIAPAAILSPQQKSQPSLQQLLTRECVVGADGQSRDEATVATEECKSRAFGPSFFVDLPPGDRLNLGGSPAGESAAVCPDVAASSVKRPVYEAPTGSVRPVVGRSAAAARGDESPGAGSAAVGDTPGPSHFAVFSSDLREHLLTGYRTGPALSFFLKMEIAALRAQIQQVEEDDKEDLDSYVARHIRERMGDVGATTPAARWARDARHNYRRAAIRRNLRLSTSFDLPPPGRPGAFQVLNDGAPSDVTPGTSSGDDSVLLAFYEPSSEGTQAQWGASDDDSIVQMVAAAVDESPWARSVDWATLLGVHAPRDSQLSPVDADSQASAQEDAPQSDSSNISPLP